The uncultured Subdoligranulum sp. genomic sequence CCCCGGTGCTGGTGGCATCGGGCCCCCTCACCGAGGGGGCGCTGGCCGACGCCATCGCGGCCCTTACCGGCAACCACCGGCTGAGCTTCTACGACGCGGTGGCGCCCATCGTTACCGCCGAGAGTCTCGACTACGACAAGGTCTTCGCCGCCTCCCGCTACGGCCGCGGCGAGGCCGATTACTTAAACTGCCCCTTCAACAAGGAGGAGTACGAGGCCTTCCACGGGGCGCTCATCGCCGCCGAGCGGGCCCCCCTCCACGATTTCGACGGCGACCTGACGGTCTACGAGGGCTGCATGCCCATCGAGGTCATGGCCGCCCGGGGCGCCGACACCATCCGGTTCGGCCCGCTGCGCCCGGTGGGGCTGCGGGACCCCCGCACCGGCCACCGCCCCTGGGCCAACGTCCAGCTCCGGGCCGAGAACACCGACCGCACCCTTTATAACCTGGTGGGCTTCCAGACCAACCTCAAGTGGGGGGAGCAGAAGCGGGTCTTCTCGATGATTCCGGGGCTCGAGCACGCCGAGTTTATCCGCTACGGCGTCATGCACCGCAATACTTTCCTGGAAAGCCCCAGGGTGCTGACGGCCCAGCAGTATCTGAAAGAACACCCCAACGTATTCTTTGCCGGGCAGATCACCGGCTTTGAGGGCTATATGGAGAGCGCGGCCAGCGGTCTGCTGGCGGCGCGGCAGATTCTGGCGCGGCTCCAGGGCCGACCGCTGCCGCCGCCCCCGCCGGAAACGATGTGCGGTGCGCTGCTGCAGTATATCACCACCCCCAACAAGGACTTCCAGCCCATGGGTGCGAATATGGGCATCCTGCCCCGCACCCCCGAGATCAATGCCATCCGCGATAAGCGGGAACGCTATGCCGCCCTTTCCGAGACGGCGCAACAGGCCATGCGGGCCTGGGTAGAGGAGGACGTATCATGATGAAGATTCTGATCGACGCCATGGGCGGCGACAACGCCCCGCTGTGTGTGCTCCAGGGCGCATCCCAGGCGGCTGCCGAGTACAGCGCCGACACCAAGCTGGTGCTGCTGG encodes the following:
- the trmFO gene encoding methylenetetrahydrofolate--tRNA-(uracil(54)-C(5))-methyltransferase (FADH(2)-oxidizing) TrmFO, whose product is MQCKIIGAGLAGCEAALWLADAGVQVDLYEQKPGKFSPAHKSAGFAELICSNSLKAERPDSASGLLKLEMRTMGSHLLPAAETARVAAGGALAVDRDVFSAAVTDQVERHPNITIHREEVTALDESAPVLVASGPLTEGALADAIAALTGNHRLSFYDAVAPIVTAESLDYDKVFAASRYGRGEADYLNCPFNKEEYEAFHGALIAAERAPLHDFDGDLTVYEGCMPIEVMAARGADTIRFGPLRPVGLRDPRTGHRPWANVQLRAENTDRTLYNLVGFQTNLKWGEQKRVFSMIPGLEHAEFIRYGVMHRNTFLESPRVLTAQQYLKEHPNVFFAGQITGFEGYMESAASGLLAARQILARLQGRPLPPPPPETMCGALLQYITTPNKDFQPMGANMGILPRTPEINAIRDKRERYAALSETAQQAMRAWVEEDVS